The Pan paniscus chromosome 2, NHGRI_mPanPan1-v2.0_pri, whole genome shotgun sequence genome contains the following window.
GCTGTGGGGATTCTCTCCTTAACCCCTACACATTTCCTAGGGAATCTGGGAAAATCCAGGGCCTGAGTGACCCACTTACCTCCTGACCTATGACCCTTCAGGGCACAGGACATGCCCCCTCCTCCAgggagccttccctgaccacctcctGCATGCACACATGGAGCCCCACAGCTGGAGCTGCACAGCTCTCCCTGGCAAGTGACATATTTGCTGGGTGGCCTGATTACCCACAAGCATTAggcccccctccccgcccctcgcCAGCCAGCTGGGAGTTGCTGTAGGGCTGGGTCCTCTGGCCACCCCAGGTCCTCATGTCTACCCTCTCCTCCCTGGCAGTTTCTGTTTGAGCGTGTGGAGGGCATCTCCAGGGCTACCATCATTGATCTTGATGCCCATCAGGTGAGTGCCCTGCAGGGGCTGGACTCTTAGGGGACCTGCCACCCCCAGTTCCAGAATCTTCCCGGGGCAGGAGAGTCTCCCTCCTCATGTCCCCACGGCTCTCACGGCTTCTGTCTTCTGTCTCTCGGGCTACAAATGCAGGGTCTGTCTTTGTCGCTCTGTCCAGGACAGTGGGTCCTCCTCATTGCTCCCGAgggtcctccctccctcctcctgactGCCCCCACATGAGGCTCTTCCTGAAGCCCACTCTGATGGGACTGCTCTCGTGTGCAGAGCTCTGCTGTGGGTCCCCATTGCTTACGAATAATTTGGGGCACTGCCCCCTGCCCAGAGCTGCTGAGCACTGGCCACCTGCCCCTCAGGCGGATGCCCACACACATGGCTTGGCTCGGGCACCTGGGGTCACCATTTAAGAACTCGGCGCCTAGGGAGGAAAGTGTCAAAGCAGAGGGTTACCTCCTCCTCAGGACCCCTAATGAGGCCAGTGCCTCTGGTCAGACAGGGAGGGGACCCAGTGGACTCCGGAAGGCACCCCCCTGCACCATTACTGCTGTGGCTTTGTGCTAGTTGGGGCCCTGCCTTGGGTTCTTGCGACCCCGAACTCCTGAGCCAGGTCACATGTGGACAGTCCTTTACAGTTTGCTTTTCACGTCCCTGATCCCAACCAGTCCCACCACAGACTTGAGAGGGTGGCAGAGCGGGATTTCTTCCTCTGGTAGGGAACCTAAGAGCGCTAGGCTTGCTCAAGCCCGTGCTAGAAGGTGTCGGGGCCTGGTTTTAAggttgaatcccagctctgccccttaaCAGTCATGAGACCTGCTGCCCCCGAGAGCAGGCCGTGCTGCCCTGGCAAATGGGGAGTTTCCTGAGGGGTGGGTGAGTGGCAGAGCCCCAGCCTTGCCTAGGGCACCTACCCGAGAGCGGCTACTGTGACCTCCCCACAGGGCAATGGGCATGAGCGAGACTTCATGGACGACAAGCGTGTGTACATCATGGATGTCTACAACCGCCACATCTACCCCGGGGACCGCTTTGCCAAGCGTAAGCTGCTGCCCCTACCCTCATCTCGGGTGTGTCCTTGTGGATGAGGCTCTCTCCTGAGTGTCTCCTGTCTGCTAGGCCCTGCAGAAGCCACTGCAGTCATTCATAGCATCCCTGTGAGGTGAtcctttccattttacagatgaggaaaccgagaccTGGAGAAGTCACTCGACCCACCCAAGATCACATAACCCTTACAATAAACATGCATCTGTCTGgcaaaaaacaggaaagaatgaaagaaaaaaaagaaaaataggataaatttgaaaatacgaaataagaaataaattcacataggctgggcatggtggctcacgcctgtaatcccagcactttggaaggccgaggcaggcggatcacctgaggtcaggagtttgagaccagcctgaccaacatggagaaaccccatctctactaaaaatacaaaattagctggatgtggtggcgcacgcctgtaatcccagctacttgggaggctgagacaggagaattgcttgaacctgggaggcggaggtttcggtaagccgagatcacgccattgcactccagcttgggcaacaagagcgaaactccatctcaaaagaaagaaagaaagaaagaaattcatgtATAATCgttaaaatgaaaatgcattaaACTCATCAATCAAAAGTCAGAGACTCTCAGATGAGATTTAAAAACAGGGCTGCCACCTTTGCAGGTAGGGGACATTTTTGCACCAGTCGTGATGAGTCTGGTGTGGATAAGTCAGCAGCTAGTATGGCCCAAGGAACCAATTTCTGAACAGAACCTCACATGTGCTGAGCCTGGGCTTAAGGGCAGGGCAGGGTGTCCATGTGTGTAGGCAAGATCCAGAGGAGGCAGTGAAATCTGACATTACCAACACAGATCTCCACACCCCCAGGGCAGTGTCTCAGCTTCAGTGCCCCTTCTCTCCTTTGAGTCCCCCTTTTTGCAGCTCTTGGTGCTCTTTTCACCTTAGTTTTGGGTGGAATGAGGCCAAGCAGTGCTGAATCTGACAGACCAGTTTCCAGTCTTGCCTGGTGTCCACAGTCTtgtcctgagcctcagtttcccttctcTATAAATTGAGGCCATCCATGTCTCTCTCCCAGAGGCCATCAGGCGGAAGGTGGAGCTGGAGTGGGGCACAGAGGATGATGAGTACCTGGATAAGGTGGAGAGGAACATCAAGAAATCCCTCCAGGAGCACCTGCCCGACGTGGTGGTATACAATGCAGGCACCGACATCCTCGAGGGGGACCGCCTTGGGGGGCTGTCTATCAGCCCAGCGGTACGTCCTGACCCTTGGGGCCACGGGAGGGTCTGCTCTATGGACTCAGCAGCAGCAGGAAAGGTGGGCGGCCTCATGTCAGGGAGGAGATGGGCTGAAGCAACAGCAGTTTGGAGCAGGGCTAGCCCTGCAGCAGGACTTCCTGACACCATGGGGGTCTGGCCTGCCTGAGTCACCCTCCTCTTCCCCTAACAGGGCATCGTGAAGCGGGATGAGCTGGTGTTCCGGATGGTCCGTGGCCGCCGGGTGCCCATCCTTATGGTGACCTCAGGCGGGTACCAGAAGCGCACAGCCCGCATCATTGCTGACTCCATACTTAATCTGTTTGGCCTGGGGCTCATTGGGCCTGAGTCACCCAGCGTCTCCGCACAGAACTCAGACACACCGCTGCTTCCCCCTGCAGTGCCCTGACCCTCGCTGCCCTGCCTGTCACGTGGCCCCGCCTATCCGCCCCTtagtgctttttgttttctaaccTCATGGGGTGGTGGAGGCAGCCTTCAGTGAGCATGGAGGGGCAGGGCCATCCCTGGCTGGGGCCTGGAGCTGGCCCTTCCTCTACTTTTCCCTGCTGGAAGCCAGAAGGGCTTGAGGCTTCTATGGGTGGGGGCAGAAGGCAGAGCCTGTGTCCCAGGGGGACCCACACGAAGTCACCAGCCCATAGGTCCAGGGAGGCAGGCAGTTAACTGAGAATCGGAGAGGACAGGCTAGGTCCCAGGCACAGCGAGGGCCCTGGGCTTGGGGTGTTCTGGTTTTGAGAACGGCAGACCCAGGTCAGAGTGAGGAAGCTTCCACCTCCATCCTGACTAGGCCTGCATCCTGActgggcctccctccctccccttggtCATGGGATTTGCTGCCCTCTTTGCCCCAGAGCTGAAGAGCTATAGGCGCTGGTGTGGATGGCCCAGGAGGTGCTGGAGCTAGGCCTCCAGGTGGGTCTGGTTCCCAGGCAGCAGGTGGGAACCCTGGGCCTGGATGTGAGGGGCGGTCAGGAAGGGGTACAGGTGGGTTCCCTCATCTGGAGTTCCCCCTCAATAAAGCAAGGTCTGGACCTGCCTTCCCAGGCCCTTCTGTGGGGGTGAAGGTGGGGAAGGCCTGTGGCGCCCAGATCACTGCCTTAGCAGTAGTCTTGCCTGTTCAGTGCAAGGGGCAGGTTTTGGGGGAGGAATTCTTAGCGCAAGGACGGGCCTCAGCCCTGTCGCCTCCAGGGGGCCGCTGACccaggtggggagggggcagaagAAGGGTGGGGGACATGGGCAGGCCAGGCTCACAGTTGGAAATCAGGGATGCAGGGTGGTGCCCAAGCCAGGTCCTGCAGGAACCCAGGCCCAGGGAGGGACCCAGACACTGGTGAGGCGGGGCAGGGGTTCCTGGAGAGAGGGCAGCGAGGATCTCTATCCTGGCCTGGGGATTATGAACATAGGTAGCCGGGGCAGGGCCCTGGGTGGGACTGTGGCCTCCACTGGCCTCACCAAAGTGCCTGGGCCCCAATCCTTCTCCATGCCCAGGGCCCCCAGGTGGGCCAGACCTCTGGCCTGTTCCTCAGCCCTACTCATGGGGACATTCAGGGACCTCCAGGAAGTGGGCGGGGGAGCATCCACCCCTGCTAGCCAGCAGCTGTGGCCCTGATCAaatcaggggctggggagggaaagTGGGTCCATTGAGGTGGCCCTGCTCCATCAGCCCCCTACGGGACTTGTGTTCATTACAGTGAGGGGGTGCTCCCACTGTCTCCCGACCTCCCTAATGCTCCCTCTGCTGCAGGGAGAAGGGTTCCAAGATCACAAAATGTCAACAATGCTGGCCTCCTGGACCAGACCCCGAGGCTCTAACAATGCACTCTGAGATCCCTACCCTTGCCGTTGGTCTCTGTCGCTGACTCGAGGCACCTAACATCCATTCACACCCAACACAGGCCAGCGACTTCTGGGGCTCAGCCACAGACATGGTTTGTCACTGTTGAGCTTCTGTTCCTAGAGAATCCTAGAGGCTTGATTGGCCCAGGCTGCTGTGTGTGCTGGAGGCAAAGAATCCCTACCTCCTAGGggtgaaaggaaatgaaaatggaaagttCTTGT
Protein-coding sequences here:
- the HDAC11 gene encoding histone deacetylase 11 isoform X1; amino-acid sequence: MLHTTQLYQHVPEARWPIVYSPRYNITFMGLEKLHPFDAGKWGKVINFLKEEKLLSDSMLVEAREASEEDLLVVHTRRYLNELKWSFAVATITEIPPVIFLPNFLVQRKVLRPLRTQTGGTIMAGKLAVERGWAINVGGGFHHCSSDRGGGFCAYADITLAIKFLFERVEGISRATIIDLDAHQGNGHERDFMDDKRVYIMDVYNRHIYPGDRFAKQAIRRKVELEWGTEDDEYLDKVERNIKKSLQEHLPDVVVYNAGTDILEGDRLGGLSISPAGIVKRDELVFRMVRGRRVPILMVTSGGYQKRTARIIADSILNLFGLGLIGPESPSVSAQNSDTPLLPPAVP
- the HDAC11 gene encoding histone deacetylase 11 isoform X2 — its product is MLHTTQLYQHVPEARWPIVYSPRYNITFMGLEKLHPFDAGKWGKVINFLKEEKLLSDSMLVEAREASEEDLLVVHTRRYLNELKFLFERVEGISRATIIDLDAHQGNGHERDFMDDKRVYIMDVYNRHIYPGDRFAKQAIRRKVELEWGTEDDEYLDKVERNIKKSLQEHLPDVVVYNAGTDILEGDRLGGLSISPAGIVKRDELVFRMVRGRRVPILMVTSGGYQKRTARIIADSILNLFGLGLIGPESPSVSAQNSDTPLLPPAVP
- the HDAC11 gene encoding histone deacetylase 11 isoform X3; the encoded protein is MGLEKLHPFDAGKWGKVINFLKEEKLLSDSMLVEAREASEEDLLVVHTRRYLNELKWSFAVATITEIPPVIFLPNFLVQRKVLRPLRTQTGGTIMAGKLAVERGWAINVGGGFHHCSSDRGGGFCAYADITLAIKFLFERVEGISRATIIDLDAHQGNGHERDFMDDKRVYIMDVYNRHIYPGDRFAKQAIRRKVELEWGTEDDEYLDKVERNIKKSLQEHLPDVVVYNAGTDILEGDRLGGLSISPAGIVKRDELVFRMVRGRRVPILMVTSGGYQKRTARIIADSILNLFGLGLIGPESPSVSAQNSDTPLLPPAVP